One Paenarthrobacter aurescens TC1 DNA window includes the following coding sequences:
- the leuC gene encoding 3-isopropylmalate dehydratase, large subunit (identified by match to protein family HMM PF00330; match to protein family HMM TIGR00170) has product MGKTLAEKVWDAHVVRKGEGEGANAQPDLLFIDLHLIHEVTSPQAFEGLRLAGRPLRRVDLTIATEDHNTPTLDIDKPIADLTSRTQIETLRANCKEFGVRLHSLGDKEQGIVHVVGPQLGLTQPGMTVVCGDSHTSTHGAFGALAMGIGTSEVEHVMATQTLSLKPFKTMAINVEGTLRPGVTAKDIILAVIAKIGTGGGQGYVLEYRGSAIRALSMDARMTICNMSIEAGARAGMVAPDQTTYDYMQGRPHAPEGADWDAAVEYWNTLTTDADATFDVEVDLDADTLEPFVTWGTNPGQGVSLSAKVPSPEDFGDENAKAAAERALQYMGLEAGTPMKDIRVDTVFLGSCTNSRIEDLRVAADIIRGRAKDPNVRMLVVPGSARVRLEAEAEGLDKVFKEFGAEWRFAGCSMCLGMNPDQLEPGERCASTSNRNFEGRQGKGGRTHLVSPVVAAATAVRGTLSSPSDLEPAAAGALTGIAV; this is encoded by the coding sequence GTGGGAAAGACACTGGCCGAGAAAGTCTGGGACGCGCACGTGGTGCGCAAGGGTGAAGGCGAAGGAGCCAATGCCCAGCCAGACCTTCTTTTCATCGACCTGCACCTCATCCACGAAGTGACGTCCCCGCAGGCCTTTGAGGGCCTGCGCCTGGCTGGTCGGCCGCTGCGTCGCGTCGACCTCACCATTGCCACGGAGGACCACAACACTCCCACGCTGGACATCGACAAGCCAATCGCGGACCTGACCAGCCGCACCCAGATCGAAACCCTGCGCGCCAACTGCAAGGAGTTCGGTGTCCGCCTGCACTCCCTCGGCGACAAGGAGCAGGGGATCGTGCACGTGGTAGGGCCGCAGCTGGGCCTGACCCAGCCGGGCATGACTGTGGTCTGCGGCGACTCGCACACCTCAACCCACGGCGCCTTCGGTGCCCTGGCCATGGGCATCGGCACGTCCGAGGTAGAACATGTCATGGCTACCCAGACGCTGTCCTTGAAGCCGTTCAAGACCATGGCCATCAATGTTGAAGGCACCCTGCGTCCCGGCGTCACCGCGAAGGACATCATCTTGGCCGTCATCGCCAAGATCGGCACCGGTGGCGGTCAGGGATACGTCCTGGAATACCGTGGCTCCGCAATTCGTGCGCTGTCCATGGACGCCCGCATGACCATCTGCAACATGTCCATCGAAGCCGGCGCACGCGCCGGTATGGTGGCTCCGGACCAGACTACTTACGACTACATGCAGGGCCGCCCACACGCACCGGAAGGCGCCGACTGGGATGCCGCCGTCGAGTACTGGAACACGCTCACCACGGACGCCGATGCAACCTTCGACGTCGAAGTTGACCTGGACGCCGACACGTTGGAGCCGTTCGTGACCTGGGGTACCAACCCTGGTCAGGGCGTGTCCCTGTCCGCAAAGGTGCCGTCTCCTGAGGACTTCGGTGACGAGAATGCCAAGGCAGCTGCCGAGCGCGCCCTGCAGTACATGGGCTTGGAAGCCGGCACCCCCATGAAGGACATCCGCGTGGATACCGTGTTCCTGGGATCCTGCACCAATTCACGCATCGAGGACCTGCGCGTTGCCGCCGACATCATCCGCGGCCGTGCCAAGGATCCCAACGTGCGGATGCTGGTGGTTCCAGGCTCAGCCCGAGTCCGCTTGGAAGCAGAGGCTGAAGGCTTGGACAAGGTCTTCAAGGAGTTTGGCGCAGAATGGCGTTTTGCCGGCTGCTCCATGTGCTTGGGCATGAACCCGGACCAGTTGGAGCCGGGGGAGCGTTGCGCCTCCACGTCCAACCGCAACTTTGAGGGGCGTCAGGGCAAGGGTGGCCGCACGCACTTGGTCTCGCCCGTCGTGGCTGCGGCCACAGCTGTCCGAGGCACGCTGAGCTCGCCATCGGACCTTGAGCCCGCTGCG
- a CDS encoding putative transcriptional regulator, IclR family (identified by match to protein family HMM PF01614) yields MRRQYHYMDNSSGVGVIDKAAQVLDALEAGPTTLAQLVAATGLARPTVHRLALALVHHRLVSRDIQGRFVLGSRLVELASAAGEDRLIASAGPVLIQLRDATGESAQIFRRQGDWRVCVASAERPIGLRDTIPVGTQLSMKAGSAAQVLLAWEDHDRLLEGLQNARFTPTVLAGVRRRGWGQSLGEREPGVASVSAPVRGPSGRVIAAVSISGPIERLTRQPGRLHAEVVCNAARVLTEALRKNND; encoded by the coding sequence TTGAGACGGCAATATCATTACATGGACAATTCTAGTGGAGTCGGTGTCATTGATAAAGCGGCCCAGGTACTCGATGCCCTTGAGGCCGGGCCCACGACTCTCGCCCAACTTGTGGCGGCCACGGGCCTTGCCCGGCCCACGGTTCACCGGCTCGCGCTGGCCCTGGTTCACCACCGTCTGGTGAGCCGCGATATCCAAGGACGTTTCGTCCTGGGCAGCCGGCTGGTGGAACTCGCATCCGCTGCCGGTGAAGACCGGCTCATCGCCTCAGCCGGTCCCGTGCTCATTCAACTCCGCGACGCCACGGGCGAAAGCGCGCAGATCTTCCGCCGCCAAGGCGACTGGCGTGTCTGCGTGGCCTCAGCGGAACGCCCCATCGGTTTGCGGGACACCATTCCGGTAGGCACCCAACTCTCCATGAAGGCCGGCTCTGCCGCCCAGGTCTTACTGGCGTGGGAGGACCACGACCGCCTTCTCGAAGGGCTTCAAAACGCCCGCTTTACGCCCACCGTACTGGCAGGGGTACGACGCCGGGGCTGGGGTCAGAGCCTCGGCGAACGCGAGCCCGGGGTCGCCTCGGTTTCAGCCCCCGTTCGCGGACCGTCGGGCAGGGTCATCGCGGCGGTGTCTATTTCGGGTCCGATTGAACGCCTCACCCGCCAGCCGGGCCGCCTTCACGCCGAAGTGGTTTGCAACGCCGCCCGGGTTTTGACCGAAGCCCTGCGCAAGAACAACGACTGA
- a CDS encoding putative protein of unknown function (DUF1697) (identified by match to protein family HMM PF08002): MNSYAVFLRGINVGGINIKMADLSSALKDYPFTKVKTLLASGNVVLQSELSAKDVKAQFEKCLRETFDYDAWVVVLTAARVSELVDACPYPADDKSTHSYITLASDTAMLDELFEAGENLGGVEQVRLGPEASAWLAPAGGTLDSPFSKLSAKARYKAGTTTRNLRTLIKVRDAAEAL, encoded by the coding sequence ATGAACAGCTACGCCGTGTTCCTCCGCGGCATCAATGTGGGCGGCATCAACATCAAGATGGCCGATCTCTCGTCAGCCCTGAAGGACTACCCGTTCACCAAGGTCAAAACCCTCCTGGCCAGCGGAAACGTGGTCCTTCAGAGTGAACTCAGCGCCAAGGACGTCAAAGCGCAGTTCGAGAAGTGCTTGCGGGAAACCTTTGACTACGACGCCTGGGTGGTAGTCCTTACCGCCGCACGGGTAAGCGAACTTGTGGACGCGTGCCCGTACCCGGCCGACGACAAATCCACGCACAGCTACATCACCCTCGCCTCCGACACAGCAATGCTCGACGAACTCTTTGAGGCAGGCGAAAACCTGGGCGGCGTAGAACAAGTGCGGCTGGGCCCGGAGGCCTCCGCTTGGCTGGCCCCCGCCGGCGGTACACTGGACAGCCCTTTCAGCAAGCTCTCCGCCAAGGCACGCTACAAGGCCGGTACCACTACCAGGAACTTGCGCACCCTTATCAAAGTCAGGGATGCGGCCGAGGCCCTCTAG
- a CDS encoding putative ATP/GTP-binding protein (identified by match to protein family HMM PF01926), whose product MSRHSQVRESSQLQRRLESLNTARELAEGVLPEQELQSVYDVLERAASRRSLSAEHTVVGFFGATGSGKSSLFNAVSGSELATAAARRPTTSAPLAGIWGEDGSGPLLDWLDVKERHTLPPVPGLADEHTGLVLLDLPDFDSTRVENREIVQRMVGMVDVLVWVLDPQKYADAAVHNDFLRPMASHGAVTLVVLNQVDKLSSADASAVMQSLEGILARDGLGQVRVLSASALTGDGVQTLRGAIRNVVVQREATTQRLAADVTRAATELARASGEGEARGIKGNAKARLASELSTAANVPVVVDAVQRSFKRESAKRTGWPVTRWLLRFRPDPLRRLNLGRDDTRPELSRTSLPPAGAPERARTDAAVRDFADDASTGAPGPWRAAIRGVARDGREQLPDALDQAIAGTDLKATKRPLWWVLFNTLQWLALLLAVGGLGWLGVLAVLGYFQMPVPEVPRTEGWPWPTLMVVGGVVLGIVLAISGRMLGGWAARVRASGAAKRLKAAVAAVAEQRIVEPVEVEITRLKAFNAALKAARSG is encoded by the coding sequence ATGAGCCGCCACAGTCAGGTCCGCGAGTCTTCCCAGTTGCAGCGCCGGCTTGAATCGCTCAACACGGCCCGGGAACTCGCCGAAGGCGTGCTTCCGGAGCAGGAGCTGCAATCTGTCTATGACGTCCTGGAACGTGCAGCGTCCCGGCGGTCATTGTCTGCAGAACACACCGTGGTGGGCTTTTTCGGAGCTACTGGCAGCGGCAAGTCGTCCTTGTTCAATGCAGTATCCGGCAGCGAACTGGCGACTGCAGCTGCGCGACGCCCCACAACCTCGGCGCCTTTGGCGGGCATCTGGGGAGAAGATGGCAGCGGACCGTTGCTGGACTGGTTGGATGTCAAAGAGCGGCATACGCTGCCGCCGGTCCCTGGCCTCGCAGATGAGCACACCGGCCTGGTGCTGCTGGACCTCCCGGACTTCGATTCCACTCGGGTTGAAAACCGGGAGATTGTTCAGCGCATGGTGGGCATGGTGGATGTCTTGGTGTGGGTTCTGGACCCGCAAAAGTACGCCGACGCCGCTGTGCATAATGATTTCCTTCGACCCATGGCCTCCCACGGTGCCGTCACGCTGGTTGTCCTGAACCAGGTGGACAAGCTCAGTTCTGCGGACGCTTCGGCAGTCATGCAGTCATTGGAAGGGATCCTGGCACGGGACGGACTGGGCCAGGTTCGGGTCCTCAGCGCCTCAGCGCTGACTGGCGACGGCGTCCAAACCCTCCGCGGTGCCATCCGGAACGTCGTGGTCCAACGGGAGGCCACAACACAGCGCCTGGCGGCGGACGTCACGAGGGCCGCCACGGAACTCGCTCGGGCGTCCGGCGAGGGTGAAGCCCGGGGCATCAAGGGAAACGCGAAGGCCCGCTTGGCGTCAGAACTTTCGACGGCGGCAAATGTACCGGTGGTGGTGGATGCTGTTCAGCGATCTTTCAAGAGGGAGTCGGCCAAGAGGACGGGGTGGCCCGTCACCCGATGGCTGTTGCGTTTCCGACCTGATCCATTGCGGAGGTTAAATCTGGGCAGGGATGACACCCGGCCTGAGTTGAGCCGGACATCGTTGCCTCCAGCGGGCGCGCCGGAGCGAGCACGGACGGATGCCGCCGTCAGGGACTTCGCGGACGACGCATCCACCGGCGCTCCTGGTCCGTGGCGTGCGGCCATCCGTGGTGTGGCCAGGGACGGCCGGGAACAGCTGCCTGATGCGTTGGATCAGGCTATTGCCGGAACTGATCTGAAGGCCACGAAGCGTCCGCTGTGGTGGGTGCTCTTTAATACACTTCAATGGCTGGCGCTTCTGCTGGCCGTTGGCGGCCTTGGATGGCTCGGCGTGTTGGCCGTCCTCGGCTACTTCCAGATGCCTGTACCCGAAGTACCCCGCACGGAGGGATGGCCGTGGCCTACCTTGATGGTCGTGGGCGGAGTGGTGTTGGGTATTGTCCTGGCGATTTCCGGGCGGATGCTTGGGGGCTGGGCTGCCCGCGTCAGGGCTTCGGGGGCTGCAAAGCGTTTGAAGGCCGCTGTGGCAGCGGTTGCCGAGCAGCGGATCGTGGAGCCGGTTGAAGTGGAAATTACGCGGTTGAAGGCTTTCAACGCGGCGCTGAAGGCCGCGCGTTCCGGCTAG
- a CDS encoding putative ATP/GTP-binding protein encodes MTANDDEATPGATQAAPGAAAAVETLEDARAELAATTLPLAVPEVREARQWIRESLAQLDDYVIPRYRSLDAPLLAVVGGSTGAGKSTLVNALIGYPVTRAGAIRPTTRQPILLHHPLDAGWFEGHRILPNLDRIRGTVSANPMPAHQAGAVPDAQAITSLVLVGHDRVPQGIALLDAPDVDSISDDNRRLAGQLLAAADLWVFVTTANRYADAVPWRLLLDAASRDITVAVVLDRVPAAAEDEVRTDLQAMLDRQGLADAKLFVIPESALDGLGMLPEESVIPLRQWLGALAANAAGRADVARRTLNGAVKAVSVRLEGIAGAAAAQDAAAHDLQAACVAEYGQALSRILEATKDGALLRGEVLARWQDFVGTGEFFRALEQNIGRMRDRVGAFFRGEPAPAVKVETAIETGLQAVILDEAANAAENVDRRWRADAAGRELLGSDDLSGTSEGFDAKAAAAIRSWQEGLMEMIRTQGQGKRTQARWLSFGVNGLGAALMVVVFSMTAGLSGLEIGIAGGTAVVGQKLLEAVFGEDAVRRLAQQARDDLHTQCQRLLDDERQRFLSRLEEANPGSGNNLTRHAKALRRLAGAA; translated from the coding sequence GTGACCGCAAATGATGATGAGGCAACACCCGGGGCTACCCAAGCTGCACCAGGCGCGGCAGCCGCCGTCGAGACCCTGGAAGATGCCCGCGCTGAACTTGCGGCCACAACCCTTCCGCTCGCCGTGCCGGAGGTCCGGGAAGCACGTCAGTGGATCCGAGAGTCACTGGCCCAGCTGGACGACTACGTTATTCCCCGCTACCGCAGCCTCGACGCTCCGCTGCTGGCCGTCGTCGGCGGTTCAACGGGCGCCGGGAAGTCCACGCTGGTTAATGCGCTGATTGGGTATCCGGTGACTCGTGCCGGTGCTATCAGGCCCACCACTCGCCAGCCCATCCTTCTGCATCATCCTCTGGACGCAGGGTGGTTTGAAGGCCACCGGATACTTCCGAACCTGGACCGTATCCGGGGAACCGTGTCCGCGAATCCCATGCCCGCGCATCAGGCAGGTGCCGTTCCCGATGCACAAGCCATCACATCGTTGGTGCTGGTGGGGCATGATCGCGTTCCGCAGGGCATAGCCCTCCTGGATGCGCCCGACGTCGACTCCATCTCCGACGACAACCGCAGGCTTGCCGGACAGCTGCTTGCTGCCGCTGACCTCTGGGTGTTTGTCACTACGGCAAACCGCTATGCCGACGCCGTTCCCTGGCGACTGCTCCTGGACGCAGCTTCGCGGGATATCACCGTAGCCGTGGTCCTGGACCGCGTGCCCGCTGCTGCGGAAGACGAAGTCAGGACTGACCTCCAAGCAATGCTTGATCGGCAGGGGCTGGCTGACGCGAAACTCTTCGTCATTCCGGAGAGTGCTTTGGATGGGCTGGGGATGCTGCCGGAGGAATCCGTCATTCCCCTGCGCCAGTGGCTGGGTGCCTTGGCGGCCAATGCAGCCGGGCGTGCAGACGTTGCCAGGCGCACACTCAATGGCGCTGTCAAAGCTGTCAGCGTCCGGTTGGAGGGAATCGCCGGTGCTGCTGCTGCCCAGGATGCCGCAGCCCACGACCTCCAGGCAGCATGCGTTGCTGAGTATGGGCAAGCCCTTTCGCGCATTTTGGAGGCCACTAAGGACGGAGCGTTGCTCCGCGGCGAAGTGTTGGCGCGGTGGCAGGACTTTGTAGGCACGGGGGAGTTCTTCCGGGCACTCGAACAGAACATCGGACGGATGCGGGACCGCGTAGGGGCGTTCTTCCGTGGCGAACCCGCCCCTGCGGTGAAGGTTGAAACCGCGATTGAGACCGGGTTGCAGGCGGTGATCTTGGACGAAGCCGCGAACGCTGCCGAAAACGTGGACAGGCGATGGCGTGCGGATGCTGCTGGCCGGGAGCTCCTTGGTTCCGACGATCTTTCGGGCACCAGCGAGGGCTTCGACGCAAAGGCCGCAGCAGCCATCCGATCCTGGCAGGAAGGGCTGATGGAGATGATCCGGACCCAGGGCCAGGGAAAACGAACCCAGGCCCGGTGGTTGTCCTTCGGCGTCAACGGACTCGGCGCTGCGCTCATGGTGGTGGTGTTCTCCATGACTGCCGGTCTGAGCGGTTTGGAGATCGGCATCGCAGGCGGAACGGCCGTTGTTGGCCAGAAACTGCTGGAAGCGGTGTTCGGTGAGGACGCCGTACGTCGCTTGGCCCAGCAGGCCAGGGATGACTTGCACACTCAGTGCCAACGGCTCCTGGACGATGAGAGGCAACGGTTCCTTAGCCGGCTTGAGGAGGCCAATCCCGGCTCCGGAAACAACCTCACCCGGCATGCCAAAGCCTTGCGCCGCCTGGCAGGGGCCGCATGA
- a CDS encoding putative haloacid dehalogenase-like hydrolase (identified by match to protein family HMM PF00702; match to protein family HMM TIGR01549), with protein MAISSTFGTIRGVLFDIDDTLVDLEYAMTTALRDVSEHLLPGLDQAGWVKFGRIFTHETTHFYDRYLAGELTFNEQRLLRGRAALGHFGVELEEGEESQAWVTEYHQRQTAYVRAFDDVEGVLDALDAAGIPYGAVSNNVHDYQRAKLDGAGLSRIKVLVGTDTVGVPKPDPAIYLEGVRLLGTGPGETLYVGDNRLLDADGATAAGLIGVWLNRTGEVVETFTGRQVDSLSRLLVTAPTPA; from the coding sequence ATGGCTATCTCAAGCACTTTCGGCACCATCCGCGGTGTCCTCTTCGACATTGACGACACCTTGGTGGACCTTGAGTACGCCATGACAACGGCGCTTCGGGACGTCAGTGAACATCTCCTGCCCGGCCTGGACCAGGCCGGGTGGGTGAAGTTCGGGCGCATCTTTACCCACGAAACTACTCACTTCTACGACCGCTACCTGGCCGGCGAGCTGACGTTCAACGAGCAGCGGCTGCTGCGCGGCAGGGCTGCTTTGGGTCACTTTGGTGTGGAGCTTGAAGAAGGTGAGGAATCGCAGGCCTGGGTAACGGAGTATCACCAGCGCCAGACGGCGTACGTGCGGGCCTTCGACGATGTGGAGGGCGTGCTGGACGCGCTCGATGCCGCAGGCATTCCCTACGGTGCCGTCAGCAACAATGTGCATGATTACCAGCGGGCCAAGCTGGACGGTGCAGGTCTCTCCAGGATCAAGGTTCTGGTGGGTACGGACACGGTAGGTGTGCCAAAGCCGGATCCGGCGATCTACCTCGAAGGCGTGCGGCTGTTGGGCACCGGGCCGGGCGAAACCCTTTACGTGGGCGACAACAGGTTGCTTGATGCTGACGGTGCAACCGCGGCCGGCCTCATCGGCGTGTGGCTCAACAGGACGGGGGAAGTGGTGGAAACATTCACCGGACGCCAAGTGGACTCCCTGTCCCGGTTGCTGGTCACCGCTCCCACTCCGGCCTAA
- the gltX gene encoding glutamyl-tRNA synthetase (identified by match to protein family HMM PF00749; match to protein family HMM TIGR00464) → MTTASASNAASSAIPAVNAETPVRVRFCPSPTGTPHVGLIRTALFNWAYARHTGGKLIFRIEDTDSARDSEESYHQLLDALKWLGINWDEGVEVGGPHEPYRQSQRGDIYQDVIAKLKAGGHVYESYSTPDEIEARHKAAGRDPKLGYDGFDRHLTDEQLAQFKAEGREAVLRLRMPDEDLTFNDLVRGEITFKAGSVPDFAVVRANGAPLYTLVNPVDDALMGITHVLRGEDLLSSTPRQIALYRALYAIGVAEYMPEFGHLPYVMGQGNKKLSKRDPESSLFLHRERGFIPEGLLNYLSLLGWSLSADEDIFTVEQLVANFDIHDVLGNPARFDIKKAEAINGTHVRMLAAEDFKERLVPYLRAAGFVGEILTPRQEEILAEAAPLVQERITLLGEAPEMLAFLFKADDAIDVADDARKGLPQNLEEVLDAALAALEPIGEWTAENIQTALKQALVEDLGIKPRAAFGPVRTAISGRRISPPLFESMVILGKDSSLARVRAFRG, encoded by the coding sequence ATGACTACTGCTTCTGCGTCGAACGCTGCCTCCAGCGCCATCCCTGCCGTCAACGCCGAGACTCCGGTCCGCGTCCGTTTTTGCCCGTCGCCCACGGGTACGCCGCACGTTGGCCTGATTCGCACCGCCCTGTTCAACTGGGCCTATGCGCGCCACACCGGTGGCAAGCTGATCTTCCGCATCGAGGACACGGATTCTGCCCGTGACAGCGAAGAGAGCTACCACCAGCTGCTGGATGCCCTCAAATGGCTTGGCATCAACTGGGATGAGGGTGTAGAGGTTGGCGGACCACACGAGCCGTACCGGCAGTCGCAGCGCGGAGACATCTACCAGGATGTCATCGCCAAGCTCAAGGCCGGGGGACACGTCTACGAGTCCTACTCCACACCTGATGAGATCGAAGCCCGCCACAAGGCTGCCGGTCGCGATCCGAAGCTGGGCTACGACGGCTTCGACCGCCACCTGACGGATGAACAGCTGGCACAGTTCAAGGCCGAAGGCCGCGAAGCCGTCCTGCGTCTCCGCATGCCGGATGAGGACCTGACGTTCAACGACCTCGTACGCGGTGAAATCACCTTCAAGGCCGGCTCCGTACCCGACTTCGCCGTGGTCCGTGCCAACGGTGCCCCCCTGTACACCCTGGTGAACCCGGTGGACGATGCCCTCATGGGAATCACGCACGTCCTGCGCGGTGAGGACCTCCTGAGCTCCACTCCGCGTCAGATCGCGCTGTACCGAGCGCTCTACGCCATCGGTGTTGCCGAGTACATGCCGGAGTTCGGTCACCTGCCCTATGTCATGGGCCAGGGCAACAAGAAGCTTTCCAAGCGCGATCCCGAGTCCAGCCTGTTCCTGCACCGCGAACGTGGCTTCATCCCCGAGGGCCTGCTGAATTACCTGTCGCTGCTCGGCTGGTCCTTGAGTGCGGACGAGGACATCTTCACCGTGGAGCAGTTGGTGGCCAACTTCGACATCCATGACGTCCTGGGCAACCCGGCGCGTTTCGACATCAAGAAAGCCGAAGCCATTAACGGAACCCACGTCCGGATGCTTGCGGCCGAGGACTTCAAGGAGCGGCTGGTTCCCTACCTCCGCGCCGCCGGATTCGTGGGCGAAATCCTCACCCCGCGGCAGGAAGAGATCCTCGCGGAGGCCGCCCCGCTGGTTCAGGAGCGAATCACCCTTCTGGGCGAAGCTCCCGAGATGCTGGCGTTCCTGTTCAAGGCCGATGACGCCATTGACGTTGCGGATGATGCCCGCAAGGGTCTTCCGCAGAACCTGGAGGAAGTCCTGGATGCTGCCTTGGCGGCACTGGAGCCTATCGGGGAGTGGACGGCGGAGAATATCCAGACCGCGCTCAAGCAGGCTCTGGTTGAGGACCTTGGCATCAAACCGCGGGCAGCTTTCGGGCCTGTGCGCACCGCCATCTCAGGACGCCGGATTTCCCCGCCGCTGTTCGAGTCGATGGTGATCCTCGGCAAGGACTCGTCCCTCGCACGCGTCCGCGCTTTCCGCGGCTAA
- a CDS encoding putative 2-hydroxyhepta-2,4-diene-1,7-dioate isomerase (identified by match to protein family HMM PF01557): MRIARFVVDSDPLYGVVEGEPGSEEITVINGDPFFNGVERTHVKHKLEDVRLLAPIIPRSKVIGVGRNFAEHAAELGNEVPQQPLLFLKPNTSVIGPNDPIILPEFSEEVSFEAELCVVIGRICKDVPEDRADDVIFGYTCGNDLTARDVQKTDLQWARAKGFDTSAPLGPWIETELDHEDLSIQGRLNGELRQDGSTNQMIRGVRELVSIVSHAFTLLPGDVIMTGTPAGVGLVSEGDRFEVEIEGIGRLSNPVVRR, encoded by the coding sequence ATGCGTATCGCCCGGTTTGTAGTTGATTCTGATCCCCTTTACGGCGTCGTTGAAGGCGAGCCCGGCAGTGAGGAAATCACTGTCATCAACGGTGACCCCTTCTTCAACGGCGTCGAACGTACCCACGTGAAGCACAAGCTGGAGGATGTGCGGTTGCTCGCTCCGATCATTCCCCGCAGCAAAGTCATTGGCGTCGGCAGGAACTTCGCCGAGCACGCTGCCGAACTCGGCAACGAGGTTCCGCAGCAACCGCTGCTCTTCCTGAAGCCCAACACCTCGGTGATCGGCCCGAACGATCCCATCATCCTTCCGGAATTCTCGGAGGAAGTTTCCTTCGAAGCCGAGCTGTGCGTCGTCATCGGCCGCATCTGCAAGGACGTTCCCGAGGACCGCGCGGACGATGTCATCTTCGGGTACACGTGCGGTAACGACCTCACTGCCCGCGACGTCCAGAAGACGGACCTCCAGTGGGCACGTGCCAAGGGCTTTGATACGTCGGCGCCGCTGGGCCCGTGGATCGAAACCGAGCTGGACCACGAAGACCTGTCCATCCAGGGCCGACTCAATGGTGAACTCCGCCAGGACGGCAGCACCAACCAGATGATCCGCGGCGTACGCGAACTCGTCTCGATCGTCTCGCACGCGTTCACCCTGCTCCCGGGTGATGTCATCATGACCGGCACCCCGGCCGGTGTCGGACTGGTGAGCGAGGGCGACCGCTTCGAAGTGGAGATCGAAGGCATCGGACGCCTGTCCAACCCGGTGGTCCGCCGCTAG
- a CDS encoding metallo-beta-lactamase superfamily protein (identified by match to protein family HMM PF00753) — translation MKGVGCERGLVQCQDGTVTSESKATSGNSPINGDSSPQPSSSPQPSSSLQRSSELTRFRLAPNPGPMSLDGTNSYVIGAPGSPYVAVVDPGPDDEEHLAVLASAGVVDVVLITHRHADHTEASARFHQITGAPVRAALLEHCHGGEPLMGGEVLTAGGVEIRVVATPGHTSDSLCFHLPHDGPTGSVLTGDTILGRGTTVLDFPDGRLGDYLSSLDKLEAMGPATLLPAHGPVLPALDEKCREYRDHREQRLDQIRAALNSLGQDASIPAVTDAVYPDVDPSVRWAAETSVAAQLDYLRS, via the coding sequence TTGAAGGGTGTGGGATGTGAGAGAGGGTTGGTTCAGTGCCAAGATGGGACAGTGACTTCAGAATCAAAGGCGACTTCCGGCAACTCACCCATCAATGGCGACTCTTCCCCCCAGCCCAGCAGTTCCCCCCAGCCCAGCAGTTCCCTCCAGCGCAGCAGTGAGCTCACCCGTTTCCGATTGGCCCCGAACCCGGGTCCGATGAGTCTGGACGGTACCAACTCGTACGTCATCGGCGCCCCGGGATCCCCTTACGTCGCGGTTGTCGATCCGGGTCCTGACGACGAAGAGCACTTGGCCGTCTTGGCATCGGCAGGCGTAGTGGACGTCGTACTCATCACTCACCGGCATGCTGACCACACCGAGGCGTCAGCGCGGTTCCATCAGATCACCGGGGCGCCGGTGCGTGCTGCGTTGCTGGAGCATTGCCATGGCGGCGAGCCGCTGATGGGCGGCGAGGTCCTGACCGCGGGTGGCGTGGAGATCCGTGTGGTGGCAACCCCGGGCCACACGTCCGACTCTCTCTGTTTCCATCTCCCTCATGACGGCCCCACCGGATCCGTCCTCACGGGGGACACCATTTTGGGTCGTGGCACCACCGTGTTGGACTTTCCGGATGGTCGATTGGGCGACTACCTTTCAAGCTTGGACAAGCTGGAAGCGATGGGGCCCGCAACACTGCTGCCCGCACATGGGCCTGTGCTACCGGCCTTGGACGAGAAGTGCCGCGAGTACCGTGACCACCGTGAGCAGCGGCTCGATCAAATCAGGGCGGCGCTGAATTCCCTGGGACAGGATGCATCGATACCTGCCGTTACCGATGCCGTTTATCCCGACGTCGACCCTTCCGTCAGGTGGGCGGCGGAGACATCCGTCGCGGCCCAGTTGGATTACCTCCGAAGCTAA